The window TTCAAACCATTTAGATAACATATTTTTTATTAACGATCATCCGAGGTGAACAGAATGGACACCATAATTAAAACAAAAAAAGAACTAATCAATGAGTCGGTTGATGACAACGATGGTAATCTGGTTGGAGCTATCAAATCCATTCGTGATATTACTAAACATAAGCATGAGGAGCAGGAAATAAGACAATACCGTAACCACCTTGAGAAACTGGTAATAGAATTAAGAACGACCAATGAACGTCTTCAACAGGAAATTACTGAGCGGAAGCAGATAGAGGAAGCTTTACGTGAGAGTGAAGAACGCTACCGGCAACTTGTTGAGCTTTCACCCGATGCAATTTTTCTTCACAGCAAAGACAGGCTTGACTTTATAAACGAAGCGGCAGCAAAGCTTATAGGTGCGGAAAGCCCTGAAGAAGCTATCGGTATGCCAATGATTGATTTAATTGAACCAGACTACCGGGAAATCGTTAGCGAAAAGTGGAGGCTGGTGCAAGAAGAGGGAAAAAGAGTCCCCTCAAAAGAAGAAAAGCTAATTCAGTTTGATGGTACAGTTATAGATATAGAAGTCATGACTGCTCCTTTAACTTTTCAAGGTAAACCCAAAATATTAGCAGTCGTCCGCGATATCACCGAGCGTAAACAAGCAGAGAAAGCGTTGAAAGAATCTCACGATAGATTTGTGACTGTATTGGACAGCCTTGATACAGGAGTTTATGTTATTGATATAGAAACCCATGAGATTATTTTCACCAATGAATATACTAGAAAGCACCTGGGCGCTGTTGAAGGAGAAATATGTTGGAAAAGTATTAATGCTGGTCAATCCGGACCATGTGATTTCTGCACTAATAATAAATTGCTTACACCCGAAGGTGAACCCACCGGACTACACATCTGGGAATTTCAAAACACGATTAGCGGTAAATGGATTGAATGCCGTAATCAGGCGATCAGATGGATAGACGGTCGAATGGTCCGTCTGGAAATCGCTACAGATATTACGGAGCGAAGACTGGTAAAAGACTTAATCGAGGTTGAAAGAAAAGAACTTTTTACTGCATTACAGCTAACAGAGGAGCGCTACCAACAAATAGTTGAAACTGCCAACGAAGGCATTTGGATTATAGATTCTAACGAAGAAATAACCTTTACAAATAAAAAGTTAAATGAATTGTTCGGATATACCAACGAAGAAATGATTGGCCGATCGATAAAATCTCTTATGGACGACGAATACCGATATAAAATCAAGCGAGAGATTGAAGATGGCAATAGTCAATCTAAAATCACCGAAGCGAAATATCAGCGCAAAGATGGTACGGAATTATGGGTTATTATATCGTCATCACGTTTATATGACCATGACGGATGTTTCATAGGCGACTTAGGCATGTTAACGGATATCACATTGCGAAAAAAGACAGAAAACGCTCTCAAAGAAAGCGAAGAACAGTTACGCCTAATTATTGAAAATTCACAGGACGCAATTGCCAAAATAGGTAAGAGCGGGAAGTTTGAATATCTAAGCCCGTCTATTAAAAATATCACAGGGTATGCTCCTGAGGAAAGATTGGAAAGATCCGCTTTTGAATTAATTCATCCTGATGATTTAGACAGAGTAATGACTACCTACGAGACTTTGATAAAACTATCATCATCGGGCAAAGCGGAGTACCGCTTAAGACACGCTGATGGCCATTATATCTGGCTTGAGACCACGGGAAACGTTCTTTTTAATGAATACGGCGAGGCTACCGGCGCTATCATGATTAAACGGGATATAACGGGGCGCAAGCTGGCCGAAGAGAAGTTACGCGAAGCTCATCAGCAACTCAAAGCCGTTATTGAGTTTCTTCCCGATCAAATCTTTGTAGTCGACAAGGAGAAAAAAATAATCGCCTGGAACAAAGCTATTGAAGAGTGCACGGGGATTAGCAAAGCAGAGGTTCTTGGTAAGGATGACAGCACTTTCGCTGTTAAGATTTACGGAGAGTCACGGCCATTATTAATTGATTTAACTTTTATAGACAGCCAGGAAATCGAGTTAGAGCATATTTCGAGGTATAATAATTTTAAAATAATTGACAATGTACTACATGGTGAAACTTTCATACAGTCATTATTTAATGGTAGAGGAGCTCACATATGGATAA of the Pelotomaculum isophthalicicum JI genome contains:
- a CDS encoding PAS domain S-box protein, giving the protein MDTIIKTKKELINESVDDNDGNLVGAIKSIRDITKHKHEEQEIRQYRNHLEKLVIELRTTNERLQQEITERKQIEEALRESEERYRQLVELSPDAIFLHSKDRLDFINEAAAKLIGAESPEEAIGMPMIDLIEPDYREIVSEKWRLVQEEGKRVPSKEEKLIQFDGTVIDIEVMTAPLTFQGKPKILAVVRDITERKQAEKALKESHDRFVTVLDSLDTGVYVIDIETHEIIFTNEYTRKHLGAVEGEICWKSINAGQSGPCDFCTNNKLLTPEGEPTGLHIWEFQNTISGKWIECRNQAIRWIDGRMVRLEIATDITERRLVKDLIEVERKELFTALQLTEERYQQIVETANEGIWIIDSNEEITFTNKKLNELFGYTNEEMIGRSIKSLMDDEYRYKIKREIEDGNSQSKITEAKYQRKDGTELWVIISSSRLYDHDGCFIGDLGMLTDITLRKKTENALKESEEQLRLIIENSQDAIAKIGKSGKFEYLSPSIKNITGYAPEERLERSAFELIHPDDLDRVMTTYETLIKLSSSGKAEYRLRHADGHYIWLETTGNVLFNEYGEATGAIMIKRDITGRKLAEEKLREAHQQLKAVIEFLPDQIFVVDKEKKIIAWNKAIEECTGISKAEVLGKDDSTFAVKIYGESRPLLIDLTFIDSQEIELEHISRYNNFKIIDNVLHGETFIQSLFNGRGAHIWITAAPLYDSKGNQVGAIETTRDITERKQMEEKLKYLSLHDSLTGLYNRAYFDEEMLRLGGGRYLPLGFIVCDVDGLKLVNDTMGHKSGNNLLVKAANIIKSCFRSGDMIARIGGDEFVVLLPCAEKRTVENACRRLQEAIENHNKTNSELPLSLSIGFAVSNDTHTKSPNELFIEADLNMYREKLSHNQSTRSIIVKTLSKTLEVRDFTTEGHAERMQKLVVRLATACGLPDYRLNDISLFALFHDLGKIGVPDRILFKPSSLTENEYLEMIKHCEIGYSIANSVPDLIPIADWILKHHEWINGGGYPLGAYFGRIRTPIPVASGQRNGNIRTA